TTGACCAATTCTTTCACCGGGAATGGCCCTCTTCAGCACCCGGGCAGTTATACAAGAGGAAATGGTTATTACAATGAAAGGAATCATGAAGACGATCATGAATTGCGTTATCCTGAAGATTGCATTATAGACTATAGTGAGTTTACACTCATTATCTGTAATAGTAGAATTGAAGGTTGGATAGGCGGCTAGACTAATTGAAATTGCCCAGACGGTTCCTATCATAAGTGCAAAATGATGTTTGCCATGTGGTGAACGGTTGGAAGCGGGAGACGTCAGTACTAAACACCTATGGACATACATAGCTATAATTGAATAAATAGTTGCGTAATCTATCGTACAACACACGAGCCAAAACAACTTGCACATTCCCAGACCATACTCCCAAGACCCGTGAATGTAGACCATGTTATCGAGAATGAGGTTGATAAAGAGATCCAAAAAGTCCGTTATGTTCAGGTTCAGTATCATTAAGTTGGGAGCGGTGCGCATTTCCTTGTGTCTTATGAAAATAAGAAGTAAGACGGAGTTACCTATAAGTCCTACGAAGAAGAAGATCATTCCTATGGATGAGAACAGTAATATCGCTAGGTTTCTGTCTTCATGATCTTCAAGGTTGAATTGCAAATTAGGAGTTTCATTATCGTATAATTTGTTGcaggaaagattaaattttgttcgAAATTCCAATAAAGTCTCTAAGTTCAATGCTTCACCCAATTCCTCAATAGTGGAGTTGAATAACATCATACAAGttctatatttattaataatacactTCAGTGAACTCAGTTTAAATGCGTTGTTCTGTGTTCTTTCTCCATTAAGGTCATTATCGTCCAGTTCCAACAACCGCAGGTCAATCTGTGTTGTATTCATCATATGGTTCATGAGTTCGGTTGTATTCCGTATTATCTTGAGGTATTTGTCGTACTCTTCGCTGccattattttgaactttatcaTAATTGCTTCTATTTCGTTGAGTGACCACGCTTCCTTCTTCGTGAGACAACTTCACTGGATGTGAAGTAAATTTTGGGAACCCTTCACGTTGACTCGAGATCAATATAAGTACTAGAGAGTTTAGAGTTTCTTTCTGTAAGGTTACGGCCTCTTCAATCTCGTGCAACACTTTCTTCACGCCCAGTTCAGCCTCATCTGTATCATTTGAAGTCCAGTAAGGACTCACAGAGTAAAGAAATTCTCCAGGACAACTAGATTGACTCAAAGTCTTTGCAGCTGCTTCAGCGTCATCTTCTGTCACCGCTGGAGAAACGTGAGCAACGCAGCAGAGGAGCCCCAGTGCTTGTACGAAGAACACGAGCATATCTATAGAGTAAAAGAATCCAGTAAATTTTGAGCTGACTGCTCCAACTGTAATCTAAGTTAAAATATGAGGATGACTTTGACTTTCTTTCAATGGACGGTAAAATATTGAACTTATATCTATAGAGTAAAAGAATCCAGTAAATTTTGAGCTGACTGCTCCAACTGTAATCTAAGTTAAAATATGAGGATGACTTTGACTTTCTTCCACTGGACGGTAAAATATTGAACATATATCTATAGAGTAAAACAAGCCAGTAAGTTTTGAGCTGACTGCTCCAACTGTAATCTAAGTTAAAATATGAGGATGACTTTGACTTTCTTTCAATGGACGGTAAAATATTGAACTTATATCTATAGAGTAAAACAAGCCAGTAAGTTTTGAGCTGACTGCTCCAACTGTAATCTAAGTTAAAATATGAGGATGACTTTGACTTTCTTCCACTGGACGGTAAAATATTGAACATATATCTATAGAGTAAAACAAGCCAGTAAGTTTTGAGCTGACTGCTCCAACTGTAATCTAAGTTAAAATATGAGGATGACTTTGACTTTCTTTCAATGGACGGTAAAATATTGAACTTATATCTATAGAGTAAAACAAGCCAGTAAGTTTTGAGCTGACTGCTCCAACTGTAATCTAAGTTAAAATATGAGGATGACTTTGACTTTCTTTCAATGGACCGTAAAATATTGAACATATATCTATAGAGTAAAACAAGCCAGTAAGTTTTGAGCTGACTGCTCCAACTGTAATCTAAGTTAAAATATGAGGATGACTTTGACTTTCTTTCAATGGACGGTAAAATATTGAACTTATATCTATGAAGTAAAACAAGCCAGTAAGATTTGAGCTGACTGCTCCAACTGTAATCTAAGTTAAAATATGAGGATGACCTTGACTTTCTTCCACTGGACGGTAAAATATTGAACATATATCTATAGAGTAAAACAAGCCAGTAAGTTTTGAGCTGACTGCTCCAACTGTAATCTAAGTTAAAATATGAGGATGACCTTGACTTTCTTCCAATGGACGGTAAAATATTGAACATATATCTATAGAGTAAAACAAGCCAGTAAGTTTTGAGCTGACTG
This sequence is a window from Periplaneta americana isolate PAMFEO1 chromosome 2, P.americana_PAMFEO1_priV1, whole genome shotgun sequence. Protein-coding genes within it:
- the LOC138714860 gene encoding galanin receptor 2a-like — translated: MLVFFVQALGLLCCVAHVSPAVTEDDAEAAAKTLSQSSCPGEFLYSVSPYWTSNDTDEAELGVKKVLHEIEEAVTLQKETLNSLVLILISSQREGFPKFTSHPVKLSHEEGSVVTQRNRSNYDKVQNNGSEEYDKYLKIIRNTTELMNHMMNTTQIDLRLLELDDNDLNGERTQNNAFKLSSLKCIINKYRTCMMLFNSTIEELGEALNLETLLEFRTKFNLSCNKLYDNETPNLQFNLEDHEDRNLAILLFSSIGMIFFFVGLIGNSVLLLIFIRHKEMRTAPNLMILNLNITDFLDLFINLILDNMVYIHGSWEYGLGMCKLFWLVCCTIDYATIYSIIAMYVHRCLVLTSPASNRSPHGKHHFALMIGTVWAISISLAAYPTFNSTITDNECKLTIVYNAIFRITQFMIVFMIPFIVITISSCITARVLKRAIPGERIGQGHVKKGRTLSSKVVIALTFVFALSYGTHSIFLCVNQWFTVPSKLKKVTYILTFADACFNPIALFLASKTFRKHMKQYLLFWKYSGNNKANTTSSVISAKTEETRL